The window ATACGACTCTTATTACATTCAGACtttcagtttttataaaaaaggatTACTTTAATACTGTTCCAATATATAAGACTTTCTAGCTAAAAGTACAAGTTTAAGAAAtcataaatgttttgttatttttacataaaatatataattaaatatttattcaaaaatttaaccaatagaaaaaaaaaagactagagAATACAAATACTCATAACAtactaaataaacataaatgatGTTGAAAAGAATCTTATAAAatggaacaaaataaaaagactaaaagaTCTTATAATTTGGAACAAGAGGGcgtatgttatttattattcaaaattcCACCAACTTAATATTGAACTTAATTTAACTCTTCAAGAGATTTTTagcatattttattttacttttattataaaaatttaataataccatctatttataaaattttaaccaaCAGTTCAAtcaatttattcaataaaattatattcttaTCTAAACTAATCATTTAAGATAATTAGATTCGTCTTCGTTTCCTAGCTTGTAAACCAGAATTAAAACGTAGCTTTTGGAAGCTAGCTTCTGCatttccgaaaaaaaaaaagaattttggaATTAATTTAGAGAATTTGGTATTTCTTACAAATAGGATCAAGTGCTATCTCCATAAGACCATAACCACATAAGAGAATTAAAACGTAGCTTTTTCAATCCTAGGATGAATCCTTGACCACCATGGTTGATAATGATTGTCATTGAAGATAGATCTATCTCCAAAGTGGTGTTTGAAGGAGAAAATGAAGGTGGGTTGGAGATACTTAACATGTGGTTAACACACAATGTAAATTGTGAAAGTATAAAGGAAAAGTTTTGTCTCGTTGGCTAAAATTGAATATTGCATCCAAGGGTAAGCTTGTATGGAGACAAAACCTACGGATATGCTGCAAATCCATACAAGCTAGCTAAAGTGGACATCTAAAAGGCTATGCTTGAATGGTGACAAATTCTCAAAGGTGCAAGACGGTGTTGAACACTGTTTATTAATGTTCGgatctttttgttaatttttgcgttttcaaatattttgtctTGGATATAAAATGTAAGATTTAGTCTTTGCAAGCGTAACCCAATATTCTCATTCTTTAGGGGATATGCAGAATATAGTCGTTGTTCTGGTTGCCCAAATCGTAAGAATGTATTTCTATATCCACAAACACATATACACGGTGTGTTTTGAGGTACATGATAcactaagaaaacaaattacacaaattgatcatcaaataaatataacaattgCAACATATAGTGAGAAGACATCAGTGATTTACTTGACATGTCTTCGGAAGTTCGGAATACATAGatcaaattccaaaaaagaCATGTTAATGTTCATAAGAtataatatcaatattatatGCATCACGACATATATTTGCTTgttctttatataaataatttacctCGAGAGCCTTGTTATGTTTATTGAACTCTACCAAAAACTATAATCTAATAGACTAATACAAAGGTTATGCACAACCCCACCTAGCATTCATTCACCCCTAatcgacaaaaaataaaaaagattcaatcaagaaaaatactaaagaaaacaaaaacctggAAAGATTTCATCACCATCAGAAATTTTTCAGTACTCagattattagtttataaaactTGCTAATACTATACCTCACCACCATACCACAAGACCAacattcatcttcttccttcttcatcttgcTCTCATAACTTAGATACTTATAACAAACCCAATTAATTAAAAGTCTTTCtttattcatcatcatcctccatTGGGAAATGTCTTTAACTCATTCACCGTGGCTCTAATCTGCTCTTGAACCAATTCTAATCTCCTCGAATACACTTCCAACTCCAGAATCTGTTGTCTCCTCCACCGTTCGTCACCAGCTCCTTTACCTCCAAACCCGAGATTCATCGACGGCATTAGCATCGGACTCAACACACCTAGAGCATgagcaccaccaccacctccaggAAACCCACCCATTGCAGCCATCATCATCCCCGTCGTaccattcatcatctctttaaTCATAGGCGACACACAATTCTTCACCGTCTCTTCAATCAACCCACCTAGATTCCTCCCGTCGCTAAACTCACCAACATTCTCGTTAAGATTAACAGCGTTAGGCGGCATTCCCCCGCCGTCACACGGAGCTAAAACCGGTTTATCTTCATCCATCTTCCCAATCCTCGACCGTGATCGTTTCCTACTCATTGTCACTTTCTTCTCCAACCCGTTCTCCAAATCGACAACATCAGCATTAGCGTTACCCATAGAGATATTGAAACTCGAGCTACCATTGGTGTTATTTACATGATTGGTTTCCTCGAAATCCATAACACTGTTATCTTCAAACCCAATGATCTTCCCAGTTTGATTCCAAATCTTCCTAGAGATATCAAAAGTAGCTTGATCATGAGGGCTTTTGAAGAATACCTCTTTCCCAGAACTAATCTTACTCATCACATTCctatacttcttcttcaacctcctcAGCTTCTCCACGAGCTGATTCTTGTTAAACTCCAACTGAAGCTTAGATTTGATCTGCTCGTAAAACGGCGCCGTATCAGGCGGGTGTGAGCTGTAGCCACGGTGGCTCGTTATGTAATCGAGAAAGCCACGGAGGAGCTCGATCTCGTCTTCGTCTGTCCATAGCCTCTGAAAAAGCCGTCTGGAATCGTCGATCGGTGGTCTCTGGTGAACGACCTCGGTCATACGGTGCCATTTCTGATCGGAATCCGATGGAATTGAAGCTACAGGAACGGCGGATCCGGCGGGAAGAGCGACGGTTACGGTACCTGTAGTGGAGGAGGATTTCGCGGCGGCCGGAGCTGTTGAGATTGCGGAGACCATAGAGGGAGAATTCAGATCTTCGTATTCTGGATCGTCTTCTTCGGCTTCGTTTGGTTCGGGTATAACAACATCTTCGTCTGATTCAGtttcacctcctcctcctccaccaccgctACCGCCGCCGCCGTCTTCTAGATCCGGCGATTCAACGGAGAAAACAGTGTCGCGTTGATCCGACGCCATCAAAAAAAACGCAGAGGGAGAGAGGAAAAATTTGTAATCGATCGGATCAGATCCAGAGAGAGAGGGGGAATTGGGTTCACGAGGATTGATACGGCTTGGGCATGTTGTGTGTTTAGGCCTTTTGGGGTGGTGGTGCTGGTAGGGTATTGAGAATCTTGGACCTGAGGAGGGGTAGTTTCGGGATTTTATGAGCTGTAATTATTATGACTAAGGGTGTTGTAGTTGCAGGCAAGTGGTCCAGTGTTTGTTCTCCTAACCCGTGCTTGGGTGGTTGTTGCGGTTTTGTTGAAGCGTGATcatgttttccaaaaaaagtCAATGGTCTTAACCGCAACCGTTTCCGAACAGAAAAAGCGTTTTCTTAAACGTGATTTTTGTGTATGAGTGTTGACGAAAAAGTGACGACTGGGTTGTTAGCACTCAACTGATGATGGGCATTGCTTCTTGCGTTTAAAAGGGTGTTTTTAGCAGTTACGATCAAATGAGTAGTGATAATGTTGGTAAATATAGCGGTAAAGGGAATAAAACCAATGGTTAAATAATACCCTTTCTTGATATACTAGATACGGACTCGCACGTACGTGCGAGGTTGTTTTCATaagtaatatttgattttttgtaaCATATAGTTATGTTATTGTTAATATAAATGGTTTTTTGTGGGTTTGTGGCTATGTAGCACGGGGACACCATTAGGTACACCGTCTCTGTCTCAGAAAATGGCTAGGAAACGCCATGGAAATGTTTCTCAGACGTTTCAAACTATTGGGGACGGCTGGTCATTGTTAGGGATAGGATAGTTGTGATTTGGAGACGTTTCCGAGACAATTCTTATAAAAACTTAGTGTATCTAATATCTAAAAATGTTACAAACTTCTTTCCTGAGTTTGTAGCAAGTTATGCCCTATAATAGCCTAAATGGTTTTGTCAAAAAACCTTAATCTTCTATGGAGACTAAACAAAAACCCGAATCAATATGTAGAAGATGATGACTTATAGATATATGTTTATTGAAGTACCCATGTCGTTCctgtatttataaatttttattttgccgTTTCACGTAGTATCCATTTCTAGTTCTCGTACCCGCTTCAGTGCTACGTAGGTTTGTGAAAAGGCTTTTTTTCTTAAGTACTTTTATAGGATAGTAGTAAACATATTGTTAATTACATTTTGGAGAGGTAATGTTTGTAGTTTGGATTATTCagattatttgtatttttgaagtttgtgtttaaattaatatatttatatattatatcatatcataaaaatatttacaaaattcgTCGAATTCtttattcttatattttgacATATGGTTAATTTATATTGGATTACAAttctttgttgttaatttttttttaattattgtagaaCATagtttaatatcttttttttgaacatttttatgtTAGATAAGTTGAAAATATGTTACATAGAATATTGGAAATTTATGTTCTTTTCTCGTTCCTTCATCTCGTTTCATCTGATTACGTAACagtttgattcaaaaaaaattatttgataagatAAAATAGTTTACTTGGCTCAAATATTGCTAGATAATAATTATTTcgaatatgtttatattttattttatatatttacaatttatagattagtgatatatatttaaaatattgaaagtaagtcgtttaacaaaattttattcaacaatttttattataaatctataatattaaaagatatGGATTTGTATACGTACAATTGTTGTATATGCTGTTTTCCAAAACTCTAGTAATTCTGCAACTATGTTGTACATGAAATTAGGTTTCCGTATATTCaagctttaccaaaaaaatgtaaatcttAATTACATCattgaatttgatgatgattaataacaaaattttaattttgttagaaTCTTAACAGCTATGGTATATACCATTAAAACTTTTTCATAgttaaaaattgaatttttcacttacaaaaaaatatctagaGAATTTTCAATACTTAAAAAGATATATCATGAGTCTATTTGAAatggttttataaaatatattaataaaccaTTTATcaacacatatatatcttatacaATATGTGTGGATGGATGCACTTTCTCTGATTACATGTTTTCGTATTTAAAAGTCtaaacacaataaaatcaatcacaagTAGTATAGTTTTCACAAGTAGTAGTAGTTTTCCTGTTTAAATGGTTTCATACTTATTTCTTGTGTGATCCAAGATTCTCCATGGCTAAAACCCTGCATAAACACACCCTAGTTATTAGCTAATATAaataccaaataattaaattcttaATGTGTTTGATTCCCGAGTCctaaaaatcaaaccaaagttTGCGatctacaaaaaacaaaacacacactttaataatacacaaaaataacctttaaacaaaagtatttttgataagtatttttgatgatttaataAGAACTCAATTTTAAGCTTTTTCATCAAATTAAGGCTGTGCCatggaaaataaatatcaaactttaacataatataaaatccacCAAGTCAATAAACTAAGTAAACTTAAAGAATAAATAGATCAAAGTACCATTGGTTTAAAGAAACAATGACACAAAAGGTGGAGAAACAACCATTTCCATGCTCTATTTGAAtgctgaaaacaaaaatataaaagtcaaaTTAGATTCTAATTCAATtagcaaaaagaacaaaaagattatGTGCTatccaaattgaaaaaaaaaaatgaagatatttgtaggcttaaacaaaaatatttcgttatatatataggagaatGGTATAGAAAAATTTTGATATCTGTTtaagatttttcatttattattaagatatttttgcCAAATATATTGCATTAATTTCCTAATTGTTCGTTGATGGTTTCCACAAATTTCGCCATCACATCGCCcatattttgtttgaatatttgtttcatGACTAAAACTACTAATTACTTCAATTATCTTCAATTAATTCAAACTATGAtcgatataattttattatagattttaatttctactattaattgttatttattttaattaaatataatattttttttaaaaatagattttaaacaatattagaGAATTTAGTAGCTCTGTTATATAAGAACATTAAAAtcttttcataagttttttttttgtcaaccattgggccacaactggccggtccataagccaaatccctacattcgtagggagcgggactcgatcccgggtgtgatggtgcattgtacattaaggacttaccattggctactgcactaaggtcacttcactcttttcataagttttaaaataataattttcgatatatattacctataatttaaatatgatatgatcatgagaccatccaagaagatcTTTGAGCCATGTTCAACACGAACAAAgttgaagatcaattcttccagccaaacaatTATTTGTGATACATTCCATTTGCCAAAAGAGGTTAATCTAGTtgttcacttgaagagtttaaggtccaactggtttaagagtttccagaattatgtatggcaaccaggtgttgtttctactaagccaaaagtgaagaaatagaacagcccatgttgtttctcatcaacaaaattggaccaaggagtgaaagagagagaagttaaaGGATGTACTTATTGGGCTAATTCAAGAGATTTTGGGCAAGGAGAGCATAGGAAATTCTATTGGGGATGTTGTCTACCAAGTCCAGTCcattttgagcctaattcaagtccaagaaagcccaaaataatcactttattttgtggtcaaaagggatgacgaaaatggagttcaactcaccttgggaaggacactTTGGAAAGGCAAACTTCAAtagttgggtcttcattcaactatctatctttattatgttttagtttcaagaataatcaatacttagctttgttaccaagtttcttatccctatataaactcaCGTAATCTCTTTtgagaatcaatcaatcaatttcctttttattttatgagtttatctctttgttctttgtctagaactctttgtttcttggtgtgtaatatccaagtaACAGtctcctcttgctggactagtgagtcatatctagcagccattggagttgggaatatcagcagccttccgcaactgctgtgggacccctcaatccattaaatctcccttgttgcacgtTGCACCTTGGCGAAtttctatcctttctaatccggctgagtgatcctcgaatttgggcatatcaaaatatattctTAGTAATTAATCTGTTTGAAACCAATATAAAAGAGCATATTCCTTTTATAGTTGTTTCATtagttattttcttattattaatatttttttattttcacaaaaaatattattaagattttaaacaaatttgaaaatcaaaataaaaaaaaaaacaaatttgaaaatctaacgttatctatttccatttttgataatcctatatttattttctttaattaaccacgtcatttataatatcaaattaggtTTGACCAATTCTTTACCCAATTAAATAgttatcattatattaaaacaaattgttgtttccataaatatctctaaatatattatcaaattaaacatgtttacatatatataattctgaATTTAAGTGTCCAATTTTTATagtaataaatttaattttcataaatattaggTAATTGTTATTATTGAATTGTATCTGTTTGATGTGATAATGTATATGTTAGGTATTAATTGCATCTGATTTTAATCTGTTTGGGTCCTATcaatatcaatctgtttggctATCAATATCAATTTGTTTGGTTCCTTATTTATAGTTATCCATATTCAGTGTTCAGTGGCATTTTATTGTAATAATCTCTAACTCTAtgactttttattaaaaatgcttcccttttaatagtatagatatatattaaaaaattacaagttGTTTCTAATTTTCAATGCAAAAGAAATTAGTTTGTTCATTAGCTCTGATGATTTATGTtctacaaattattttattattggttatatcGTGTttagataaataataattgatattttagtttagtaacaaacataatataaataatttgttaatcAGTGTAAAACCTTAAACATTAAGTAATAGAGATAGTAGTTTTCTTTTAACGACTTCTTTATTAcgaaaattagtaaatattacATTTTAGTTCTTGCAAAAGAAAGTTAGGAATACATGTATAAACATGATAGCAAGTATTATGTGGTATAATTGCTTTTGATAACAAATCCACCGGCCGATCGTTGTTTTTTGATGTCCATTTGAAATCGACTTCATCAAATTGGGCTTTTAGTAGTTACCTTCCTTTATCCAATTATAGCTTCCAAAGTTGAGGTCGTACCATTAAGAACCTCATAACTTTGCTTGTAGTCACCTTCAAAAATAACTTTTCTGAGTTCTTTACTCCATATGTGTTGCATCGCAATTAGAAGTGCTTGTAACTCACATTCTAATGAGGATGCAGTTGAAAtctgatgtgatcatggatggagctaatgAGGATCAGCTTGTAGTTGAGCTTGAACCCGAGGAACTTGTAGCTAAGCTTGAATCCGAGGAGCTTATAgcggaggaaccattgcttgtacctgaaggatcaatgactagagcaaaagctaagaagctaaggaatgcacttaatgggcttattcaagagcttatggccaaagagagcatggaaaGTTATATTGGGGATGATGTCTATCAAGTTCAGCCCACTTCGAGCCTAATACAAGctcaagaaagcccaaaataatcactttattttgtggtcaaagagaggtgacgaaaatagagttcaactcaccttgggaaggaaaacttcaagagttgggtctccattcaactatctatatttattttattttttgtttcaagaataattaatacttggtTTTGTTACCAGGTTTTGTATCcttatataaacacatgtaatcttatttgagaatcatcaatcaattttccttttcattttatgagtttatctctttgttctttgtctagaacacttccttgtttcttggtgtgtaatatccaagcaacagcctcctcttgttggtctagtgtgtcatatctagcaacgattggagttgggaatatcagcagcctcccgcaactgctgtgcgacccttCAATCCATTAAATTTCCCTCGTTGCACCTttcaccttggcgagtttctgtCCTTTCTAATCCgactgagtgatcctcgaattagggtgtatcaagtggtatcagagccactccACCGGTACTTGtctgttcatcttctcatcttccatttctaaatacttcttcttctttctatcttaaATATGGGTAATTTCCTTACCTGGGCCATCTCTattaccaaaagaaagaaaaaaaatcctaatataaatatatatatatatatatatatatatatatatatatatatttttacatttggCTAGGGGGTGGAAGATAAATCCTGCTGGCTGAGGAAAAATCCAGCCTTGGAATTGTTAAAACAGATTTCACAAAATCCTCTTGTCtttctatcttccttcttcccttgtTGCTTGGGAATTCCATTGGGTTGCTTGGATTTGTTCTCTTAGAACTTAAAGAGAAAGCTCTTGAGTGACCTACCAAAATCGAGAGAAATACTTGAGTGTGTGAGGATTTTTTTATCTGCTAACTTTTAGTGTTAAGTTTTCAGAAAACCatggaaagtgatggagaaagagatcggCCAGGAAATTCTGTCGCCGGGCTATCTAACTTGCAGATGAGGGCATTGAATGACACTATTACTAACCTTATGAATACATGTCTAGAAAAACTACACCAGAGGCTCGACGAGATTCAAAATAGCCAAAAAATCTGTTCTATACCCACCGCCAGGAGAGAACGTTCAAGGAGGATTTACCGGCCCGAGgaggaaattaaagaagaggAGTTCCATGAAGAAGATGGTCAATCCATCAACCGACCTAGACGAAGTCATAGAAACTGTGACCAAGGTGATGTTAATCCTTTTCGTACAAGAAATGATAGAGTATATgacaatttaggtggtttaaaacttaaatttctaACCTTTGAAGGTAAAAACGATATGGATGTTTACCTAGAATGGGAAAGGAAAATGGAGTTAGTATTCGACTGTCAAAAAATTTCTGAACTCAAGAAGGTTAGGTTTGCAGCAAATGAGTTTATAGGTTATGCTATTAACTGGTATGATCAAGTTGTGACTCACATGAGAAGGACAAGTGGAAGACCAATAGCTTCATGGGATGAGCTCTCTACCTTGATGAGGAAACGGTTTGTGCCGGTTTATTACCACAAAGATCTCCACCAAAAACTCAAACGCTTGCTT is drawn from Camelina sativa cultivar DH55 chromosome 8, Cs, whole genome shotgun sequence and contains these coding sequences:
- the LOC104707092 gene encoding probable transcription factor At5g28040, which produces MASDQRDTVFSVESPDLEDGGGGSGGGGGGGETESDEDVVIPEPNEAEEDDPEYEDLNSPSMVSAISTAPAAAKSSSTTGTVTVALPAGSAVPVASIPSDSDQKWHRMTEVVHQRPPIDDSRRLFQRLWTDEDEIELLRGFLDYITSHRGYSSHPPDTAPFYEQIKSKLQLEFNKNQLVEKLRRLKKKYRNVMSKISSGKEVFFKSPHDQATFDISRKIWNQTGKIIGFEDNSVMDFEETNHVNNTNGSSSFNISMGNANADVVDLENGLEKKVTMSRKRSRSRIGKMDEDKPVLAPCDGGGMPPNAVNLNENVGEFSDGRNLGGLIEETVKNCVSPMIKEMMNGTTGMMMAAMGGFPGGGGGAHALGVLSPMLMPSMNLGFGGKGAGDERWRRQQILELEVYSRRLELVQEQIRATVNELKTFPNGG